From Pseudobacteriovorax antillogorgiicola:
GCACACCCAGGCTATCGGCAAGGGGATCGAGCCAAAGCAAGTCATGGCCGAGCTATTCGGCAAAGTTGACGGCATTTGCCGCGGCAAAGGCGGATCGATGCACATGTTTAGTGAGTCGCTTCGCTTCTTAGGTGGGCATGGGATCGTTGGTGGTCAAGTGCCACTGGCTGCCGGTGTTGGCTTCGCGATTCGTTATCGTGAAGAAGATGATGTCTGTGTTTGCTACCTCGGCGATGCGGCAACGAATCAAGGCCAGTTTTTCGAAGCGTTGAACATGGCGGCGACCTGGGATCTACCCGTACTTTTCATCATTGAAAACAACAAGTATGGTATGGGAACGGATATCCGCCGAACCACAAGCATTGATCACCTTTGGAAGCGAGCCTTGTCATTCGACATGGATCACTCCGACTGTGATGGTATGAACGTGATCACGGTGCAAGAGCATGTTTCGAAAATTGTCGAGAAAATGAGGAAAGATAAAAAGCCTCACCTTTTGGAAGCCCTTACCTATCGCTATCGCGGTCATTCGGTTTCCGATCCCGGCACCTACCGAACGAAAAAAGAAGTCGAAGATTACCAGAAGAATAAAGACCCCATCAAACAACTTGGCAAGTACTTGGTTGAGAACGATCTCAGCACCGAGGAGCAGCTCAAAGAGTGGGATACGGAGGCTAAAGATCAGGTGAAAGCCGCTGAGGCATTTGCTGATGAATCGCCGAATCCACCGATTGAAGAACTTTGGGATCACGTTCTGGTTTAATACTTATTCGAAAGAGAGATATACATGGCGCAATTAACATTCCGCGAGGCCTTAGGCCGAGCCATGAAAGAAGAGATGGAACGCGACGAGACCATTTTTTTGATGGGTGAAGAGGTCGCGCAATACGATGGAGCCTACAAGGTTTCCAAAGGTCTCCTAGAAAAGTTCGGTGAGAAGCGTGTATGGGATTCACCAATTTCCGAGGGTGGCTTTGCTGGCTTGGGGATCGGTGCTGCGATGGTTGGCTTGCGACCTATCATCGAAATGATGACTTGGAACTTTGGTATCCAGGCCTTCGACCAGATCATCAACCATGCTGCAAAAATGCGATACATGTCTGGCGGCCAATTTAAGGTGCCCATCGTGTTTCGTGGACCGAATGGTGCTGCTCACATGCTTGGAGCACAGCATAGCCAAGCAGTAGAGCCGATGATCACCAACATTCCAGGTCTGATTGTTGTCACCTGCTCGACTCCCTACGATGGACTCGGGCTATTAAAATCTGCGATCCGCGATGACAACCCTGTGATCTTCCTTGAAAGTGAGATGATGTACGGCTTGAAGGGCGAAGTCCCTGACGAAGAGTACCTCATCCCTCTTGGCAAAGGGGATATCAAGAAAGAGGGTTCAGATGTGACTCTCATCGCCTGGAATAAGGTGGTGCATAAGTGCATGAAAATCGCTGAAGCCCTAGAAAAAGATGGTGTGAGCGTCGAAGTCCTCGACCCTAGAACGCTCCAGCCACTGGATGAGGATTTAATCTTTGAATCCGTTAAGAAAACCAACCGAGTTGTGATCGTAGAGGAAGCATGGGGGTTCTCGTCTCTAGGCTCGCAAATCTCCGATCGAATTCAAAGCGCTTGCTTCGATTATCTAGACGCTCCGGTAACGCGGGTCACAAACGAGTTTGTGCCAATGCCTTACAACGAAGCCCAAGAAGAGCGAACGATGCCATCGGAAGATCGCATCACCCAAGCGATCAAAGACGTAATGTACCTATAAGCAAACTGAGGACGGTCTCATGGCTGAAATAATTGAAATGCCAAAGCTAAGCGACACCATGGAAGAGGGTGCGATAGCGTCTTGGCTTAAAGAAGAAGGCGACTTCATCGAAGAAGGCGAAGCCTTTGTTGAAATCGAAACCGATAAGGCGACGATGGAGTACAACTCACCTGAAGAAGGAACACTTCTGAAGATCCTTGTCAAAGGTGGTGAGGCCTGTGAACTAAATGCCCCGATTTGCGTGATTGGTGAAAAGGGCGAAGATTTCGATCTCGATAAGCTTCTAGCCAAATCTGGCGGTAGCAAAAGCGAGTCTAAAGCAGATGAATCTGAAAAGTCTGATGAAAAGGCTTCTTCGGGGGATGAAGGCTCTGCGAAGCAAGAGGCTAGCGCTCCCAAGAGCCAAAGTTCAGGCGACGGTTCTCGCGTAAAAGCGTCCCCACTAGCGAAAAAGATGGCCGAAGACAACAATATCAGCCTTGACCAGATCGATGGCTCAGGCCCTGGTGGTCGCATCATTCAGAAAGATGTCGAACAAGCAATGCAGAGCGGCGGTGGCAAGCCGAAGCCTGGTGACACCGTGGATGTACCAAAGCCGATTCCATTGCCTCAGTTTGGCGACCAAGACAAGCCAAATTCGATGATGAGGAAGACGATTGCCAAGCGCCTTCTGGCTGGCAAAAACGACGCTCCTCACTTCTATCTGACTCGATCCGTAAACATGGCGAAGCTTCTAGAGTGGCGCAAGTCTCTTAACGCCGAAGTAGAAAGCTATCGTGGTGACAACCCGCCACCTAAAGTCAGTGTCAATGACCT
This genomic window contains:
- the pdhA gene encoding pyruvate dehydrogenase (acetyl-transferring) E1 component subunit alpha — protein: MAKKKTNLDKEQLFAMYKQMCLFRRFEERVGLAYTKRKFSGFCHLHIGQEGLAVGVQNSLRDSDYMISGYRSHTQAIGKGIEPKQVMAELFGKVDGICRGKGGSMHMFSESLRFLGGHGIVGGQVPLAAGVGFAIRYREEDDVCVCYLGDAATNQGQFFEALNMAATWDLPVLFIIENNKYGMGTDIRRTTSIDHLWKRALSFDMDHSDCDGMNVITVQEHVSKIVEKMRKDKKPHLLEALTYRYRGHSVSDPGTYRTKKEVEDYQKNKDPIKQLGKYLVENDLSTEEQLKEWDTEAKDQVKAAEAFADESPNPPIEELWDHVLV
- a CDS encoding pyruvate dehydrogenase complex E1 component subunit beta, whose protein sequence is MAQLTFREALGRAMKEEMERDETIFLMGEEVAQYDGAYKVSKGLLEKFGEKRVWDSPISEGGFAGLGIGAAMVGLRPIIEMMTWNFGIQAFDQIINHAAKMRYMSGGQFKVPIVFRGPNGAAHMLGAQHSQAVEPMITNIPGLIVVTCSTPYDGLGLLKSAIRDDNPVIFLESEMMYGLKGEVPDEEYLIPLGKGDIKKEGSDVTLIAWNKVVHKCMKIAEALEKDGVSVEVLDPRTLQPLDEDLIFESVKKTNRVVIVEEAWGFSSLGSQISDRIQSACFDYLDAPVTRVTNEFVPMPYNEAQEERTMPSEDRITQAIKDVMYL
- a CDS encoding pyruvate dehydrogenase complex dihydrolipoamide acetyltransferase, translated to MAEIIEMPKLSDTMEEGAIASWLKEEGDFIEEGEAFVEIETDKATMEYNSPEEGTLLKILVKGGEACELNAPICVIGEKGEDFDLDKLLAKSGGSKSESKADESEKSDEKASSGDEGSAKQEASAPKSQSSGDGSRVKASPLAKKMAEDNNISLDQIDGSGPGGRIIQKDVEQAMQSGGGKPKPGDTVDVPKPIPLPQFGDQDKPNSMMRKTIAKRLLAGKNDAPHFYLTRSVNMAKLLEWRKSLNAEVESYRGDNPPPKVSVNDLIVQACGKALMKHPEVNASWQGDFIRQFGSADISVAVAIPDGLITPVVRGAHILGARDIARQTKDLVGRAKSGGLKPEEYQGGTFSISNLGMMGIEEFTAIINPPQAAILAVGATIPTPWVGDSGEIEVQQRMKFTMSCDHRVIDGAVGAQFLQTLAAYLENPLMMLS